Below is a genomic region from Virgibacillus dokdonensis.
GTTGATAAGCCACGTTTTACTTATTCCTTGGTGTGGCTGGATTATAGATAACAGTGAAAAAATAATCGGACAAGAAAAAGATGGACGGGGGAAAGAGAAGTGATGAAGAAAGTAATTGCTTTTTTAATAGTTAGTTTCATGTTTTTTATTTATGTACCAACTATGGTTCAAGCTGATGAAACAAGCATTCAAGATGAAGTTTTTTATCGTATCTTAGTTGACCGCTATAATAATTTAAATGTTGAACGTGATAAACAAATTGATCTTGATAATCCAAAAGCATATCATGGTGGTGATTTGGAAGGGATTACAGATAGGTTGGATACTTTTGAGGAATTGGGGTATACTTCCATCATCCTGTCACCTATTATGGCAAACGCACCAGACGGTTATCATGGTTATTGGATAGAAGACTTTTATAACGTAGAACAGCAATTTGGTGATATGGAAAGTTTGCAAAAGTTAATTGATGAAGCTCATGAAAGAGAGATAAAAGTTGTTTTGGAGCTTGTCACGAAATATGTTGCTAAAAGCCATCCGATTGTTACTAATCCATCTAAAGCGGATTGGATTGATCGAGATGCACAAGTAAACACAGCTTGGGGAGAAAATGTTGTTGCATTGAATCAAGAAAATGAAGCAGTACAAGATTATTTAGTCAATGTAGCAAAGTATTGGAAAGAAGAAACGGATGTTGACGGTTTCCAATTACACGCTGCAGACCAAGCCTCACCATCGTTTTTAACTCTACTTTCAAATGAAATAAAACAATCTGATGAAAATTTTTATTTGTTAGCAGATGTACTAGAGGGAAAATCTGATGTAACTACTTTACAGGAAAATCAACATATTGATGCTGTTGAGAACCATAATGCACAGCAAGCAATGCGTGATGTTTTTTCTAAACCTGGTGTCTCACCGGAAAATATATATGAAGCAACAATGCAAGATAGCGCTGTTGATATGCTATTTATGGATGACCAATCCATGGAGCGTTTTACACAAACTTTAGCGGAGAATGGCAGAAATCCATTGACAGCTTGGAAATTAGCTTTAACCTTTTTATATTCTATGCCAGATGTTCCAATGATCTATCAAGGTTCCCATCTGCCGATGTATGGTTCCACATTGGATGAAGTACAACGGATGGTAGAGTTTAACAGTGGAGATAAAGAATTAACGGAGTTTTTTAATAGGATATCTTCCTTACGTCAAGAGTTTCCTGCCTTACGAAGAGGAAACTACGAAATGGTAGGGACAGATGGAGCAATGAGTGTGTTTAAACGTACTTATGATGGGCAAACGATGTATATTGCTATTAATAACGATGTAAAGACACGTTCTGTTACCATTTCAGATGTAGAAGAAGGAAAAGAATTGCGAGGATATTTAAGTGATCAAACCTTTCGAGCTAATGGCAACGGAGAATATCGGGTGGGTTTAGATAGAGAGATGGTAGAAATATTCTCTGTAGAAGAAGATACAGGGCTTAACTGGTGGTTTATTGGTTTTATAATCGGTATATTTTTATTATTTATCGTTGGTATCGTGGTGTTATCTAGAAAACAAAAGAAAAATGAGGGGTGAAGGAGACTGCAAAGCAGACGAGCCTTGGCAACGGTTTCTTGTATTTGAAGAAACCCGAATAAGAACATTATTTTATTAACAATGGATGGTTCTATTTGCACATTTCCACAAAGGGATTTTGCCCTCTTCGTATTGTTACTTTGCGAAGAGGGATGTAAAGTCCCTTTTCTGCTTGGTGCTTCCATTTATGCAGGGCGATCAAAATCGGTATCATTTAAAAAGAAGAGTGCAATCGTTCCAGGCCCTGAATGCGCACCTATAACCGAACCAACCATCTCAATAATAACATCTTTCACGTGAAATTTTTCCTTAATCATGGAAGCAAGTTGTTCTGCTCGCTCGAAGTCATCGCCATGGGAAATTGCAATGGTTTGGTTTGATAAATCATCACCGCGTTCTTCCATGATTTCTAGCATACGGAGGAACAATTTTTTTGAACCGCGTATCTTTTCTAATGGAATTAACTTGCCATCTTCTACGTGAAGAATTGGTTTAATCTTTAACAAAGAACCAACAAACGCTGCTGTTCTGCTTACACGGCCACCTCGATATAGATATTCTAGGTTATCAACAGTAAAGATGTGTTCCATATGAAGAGCGCAGGACTTACTTGATTCTACGATTCTTTGTAACGCCGCTCCTTGCTTGGCAAGCTTTGCTGCATGAAGTACAACAAGCCCATACCCTAGTGAAGCACATTTCGTATCAATTACGTGAATAGGTGCATCGGGATAGCTTTCTTTTACTTCTTGTTCCATCATTTTTGCTGCTTGATATGTACCAGATAGTTGAGAAGAAAAAGCAAGGTAAACTAAAGGTTGATTTGCTTCAGCATGAGATGTAAAAATAGACTTAAAACGTTGAGCTGAAGCTTGCGATGTTTTTGGGGTTTTCCCATCACGCATTGCGTGGTAAACTGTTTTAGGATCTATTGTTTTGACATCTTCGTAATCCTTATCATCAAGCCGGACGGTTAATGGTATAAATGCTATGTCGTATTTATTATAATAATCTGCTGTTAAATCACAAGCTGAATCGGCAAGGATTTTAATATCCATCGTTTATTCACCTACATTCCTTTTAGTAATCTTTCTTTTAGTTTATAGTTGTTTATGTAGTTAGTCAAAAAAAAGAAATGTTTAATTTTAATAATTTTCAAATAAAAAAGTTAATGACATCTAGCGTTTGGGTGTGTGTATGATGACGGACTAATTATCTGTAAACGAAGAAGGAGGCCTCCATGTTCATTTTTGAAGCAAAACGAATTGCAGTAGTCATTTTTGGAGCGTTGCTTAATGCAATATCTCTGAACTTTTTCTTAATTGAAGCAAATGTGTATGCTAGTGGGTTTACTGGTGCTGCTCAATTAGCATCTAGCGTTTTTAATGATTTCGTTGGCATCGGAATTAGTACGGGAATTTTATTAGCTCTATTTAATATCCCTGTTGCTATATTGGGTTGGCTTAAAGTAGGTAAAGGGTTTACGATTTATAGTGTCGTTTCTGTATTTTGCACGACTCTTTTTCTAGAATTTATTCCTATGGTTCAAATATCAGAAGACATTATTTTAAATGCTGTCTTTGGTGGTGTTGTTGGTGGTACTGGTGTAGGGATTACACTTAAAGTCGGTGCTTCCACTGGAGGAATGGACATTGTGGCGATGGTTTTATCGAGAATGAAAGATAAACCGATAGGTACGTATTTTTTAATGTTAAATGCGATTATTATAGCATTCGCTGGTATTTTATATGAACCAGAAAATGCTTTGTATACCTTACTTACTTTATACGTAACGACACGTGTAATTGACGCTCTTCATACACGTCATGAAAAGGTTACAGCTATGATCATTACTCGTAAAGCAGACGAACTGCAGGCTGCTATTCACCAAACTATGGTACGTGGTATTACGATTCTTCCAGCTAAAGGAGCTTATACAAAAACAGATAAGGATATGCTTTATTTGGTCATCACTCGGTATGAATTATATGATTTAGAGCGAATTATTAATGAAGTAGATCCGAACGCATTTACAAATATCGTTCAAACGACAGGTATATTTGGTTTTTTTCGCAGAGATTAAAGAAGAGAGGAAGCGGGAGCTATGTGGAAAAAAGTTTTCTTGTTAATAGCTATAGCATTAGTACTTTTTGGATGTAGTACGAAGAATGAAAAGGGCGACCCCACAGCCAAAGACACTTCAACACGAGAAGCACAGACAAACGGCGTCCGTTTTGAAAACTTGGAAATGGAAGTGACCGATGGAATAGCTGTTTTACAAGGTGAAGCGCATGCGAATGAAACGGATGTATTTTACCAATTGGAACATGAAGGAGAGCCCCTTAGTGACGAAACGGCTTTACCTTTAGAGAAGAATGGGAGAAGTTTATGGTAGAGGTTAAACTGCCAGAGGAAACATTGCATGCGGAGGAACCTCCAGTAATTGTGATATATGGAAAGAATCATGATGGTGAAAAAATAAACCCGAATTATTTCCCTGTAGATGTTGAAAACAAATAACCAAAAGGGAGTGTACCTAAGGTTTTTTACGGAACAAAGGGGCGGGGGGCCCATTTTTAGTCGGCCTTCCTCTTGGGGACGAACCGATGATGACTTAGCTTAGGGCCATTTCGTGAAGTCGTCTCGTTGCTGGGTGATGGAGCAGGACGTGGCTATTGAGTTATTTCGTTATACACAAGCACCTCATTTTATCTTTCCTATAATGTAAGAAAAGGCCAAGCAATAAGCATGCTGGCCTTTTAAAATCCATATTTTTCTATTACTTCTGTTACCTTTGGTATTAAATCATCCCATTCTGTATCGAATTGCTTATTTACGGTAATAAAGTTTTGATATCCAAAAACATTATCTACACCTTCTACTTGCATTAAATCATTTAAAATGTCATATTCACTCGTATCTCCAGGCATTACGGATATACTGTTTGTTCCTTCAAATATTAGTTTATCTGCAGTAAATTTCATTGCATTTGGATTCGGGGTGGCTTCAGCACGAATACTCAAATTTCATCCCTCCTAAATCATACTTATTCTCAATAATAGCAGATATAAGAAGGATTAAAAAGTATTTTGTCGCTAAGCGTATGTGTTAAAGGCGTACTTTTTAGCATTTCGTTCGTAACACCAATGTATGTTAGGAAGTTTTCGAAGCTAGAATTCGTAATAGGGGTTTTAATTTATCCATAAGAAAGTCCCTGTTAAGAGACTTTCTAGAGGGGGTAAGGGTTAATCAAATACAAGTTACTAATTGCAGAGGTTACTGTATTTGATTATGTTGCCTTAATTGATTTTCCAATTGCTGTAATTGCTGTTTTTCTTCAGGTGTAGCCTCCTGATAAGCAGCTTGAATAGCAGTTTGTGCAGCTTGTTTATCTTCTGCATTAGAAGCATTGTTTTGCTGACTCATAAAGTTCATCACAGCATTTCTTGCTTGTTGAAATAAATTATTTTGATTGTTTTCCAACCTAAAACCCTCCTACTGTATGGTTATCAGCTTCATCTTGTTTTCTCTGCACCTCAGAGAATCTGCTTCGATAAGGGAAGCGTTCAGCATGCCTTTTTACAGAATCTGCGCTCTGTTGGGCAAAACGCTTTGATTTACTTGCTTTACTCACGATATTTCCTCCCTTGTGCATATGCACACTTTTTGAAAAATCATGATCGAAGTTATCCTAGGCGTTTTAATCAGGTCTCCTGTTATTCGAAAGCAAAAAAGGTGAACACATGAATTGTGCTCACCCTTAGTGTGATCTTTTTATCCATAATTATAAATGGAAATAATTGAATTTTAGTGGTGATAAGATATTTTTTTAGCAGTAAAAGCGCGACTGTAAAAGAATAACAACACCATAAGAAAATAGATTTTCAGCCTATTTTTAAATAGGTTTGTAAGAAATTTGCTATTCCGTTTTCTTCATTAGAATCTGTCACGTATTTACTTATGGATTTTAATTCATCAATTGCATTGCCCATAGCTACACCTACCCCTGCGTAATCAATCATTTCTAAATCATTATCTTCGTCACCAAAAGCGATAATGCGATCCGCGGGGATATGGAAATAATGAGCAATCTTCTGTAAACCAACAGCCTTATTCATTCCTTTGCGAACAATTTCAATAATGTTCCAAGGTGCTCCCCAATTACGGTGTTCAATAAGGTCAGCATGAAAGTCATCAAGATGTTTTCGTAATGTGGAAATATGTTCATCTTTCGGATGAATTAAGATGGAAGTAGGGTCTTCTGTTAATTTATTTCTCAGACTCCCTATTGTAAAAGGGGGGTCATTTTTTGACATATGAAATATATCAATAATGGCTTGATCATATTGATCTAAATACACATCATCCATAACTTCAGCCAATATATTTCGTACATTTAGCTCATAACACGTTCCGATAATTTTATGAGCTGTTCGTATAGACATCGGACTGTGCAGAGCATCCCATTTCTTATCATTTGGATGGTGAATAAGTGCACCATTAAAATTTACCATCGGAGTAGTTAACCCTAAATTTTTATAATAACCAATACTTGCCCGATGTGGTCTGCCTGTTGCAATAACAACGATATGACCTTCGTCCATTGCTTTTAAAACTACTTGTTTTGTTTTAGGGCTTATTTCTTTTTTATCGGTTAACAGTGTTCCATCAAGATCTAATGCTATTAAGTGTCTGTTTGTTTGCATATTTACAATCACCTCATCTGTTCATAGTGTATAGTCGAAACGAAGGAATGTAAAGTAAAACTTGTACTAACATCTACTTACCCTGCTGTATCCTGCACATAAATTGCTGTTAGATTGAAAAAACAAAATATATTTAGATGGCTTATTCGGCGATCCGAACAATTAGTGGGGAGGAAAGAAGCTTTATAATTAAAATCAAATATCCAATAATAATGTAGGTTTTTCAGATATAGGATGAACGGTGTCGATGATGAAAAAGTTGATAGGCATTCTTTGTGATAGTAGAATGAAAAATATACGAATACGTACATAAGGGGACAGTGTAGCATGATCGGAATATATGAAGAAAAAATTGATACCATTCCAAGCTTAATTATAGTGGATGCAGAAAAAAATGGCGTCGCTTTGCCCGTAGTTACTTATTTCCACGGGTTTACCAGCGCAAAAGAGCATAATTTGCCGCTAGCATTTTTACTTGCTCAAAAAGGATACCGGGTTATCTTGCCAGATAGTAAGTATCATGGCAACCGTGAAAATGGCATTCATGTGGAGAAAAGACAACTATCCTTTTGGGATATTGTAGTGCAAAATGTAACTGAATTACAATATATAAAGGATTATGTGGATGAAGCTGGATTATTATTAGATGATCGCTTTGGCGTAGCGGGAACAAGCATGGGAGGGATAACTACTTCTGCTGCAATTACCCAATATGAATGGGTTAAAGCAGCCGCTATCTTAATGGGTACACCGAAGATTACAACCTTTGCACAGGAAATTATTGATGCGTTTAAAAAAACGGGCGATCTGCCTGTAAAACAACAAGAAATTACGAACTTATTGGATCGGTTAGCTAAGTATGATTTGTCTCAGCAACCAGAGAAGTTAAATGAACGCCCGTTGTTTTTTTGGCATGGGGAAGCAGATGAGATTGTACCGTTTAATCATGCTTACTCTTTTTATAAACAAGTAGCACCAACTTATGCTAACTCTAAAGATATTGTTTTTCTAGGAGAAGCAAATCGTGGTCATAAAGTAGGGAGATTTGCCACACTTGAAACAGTAAAGTGGTTTGTAAATCATTTATAATCAAGTTATACGCTACTACACATAAATATCCAAGCTTACAAGCATAGGAATTCATTCAAACCGTTTTCAAACTGTTTGTAACAAGCGTTGTTTTCTTTAAATATAAACAAAAATATGTTTAAATAGTAATAACATATTGGAGGAGGGAAATTGTATGGATGAGGCATTAAAGGAGAATCTTTTTGGTGCATTAGAAAATGTTATTGATCCTGAATTAGGCATAGATATTGTTAATTTAGGTTTAGTATATGATGTAGAATTAGATGAAGAGGGGATATGTAAGGTTACAATGACACTAACTTCTATGGGATGTCCGCTTGCTGGACATATTGAGCAAGACGTCAAACACGCATTATCTGATATTCCAGAAGTGAAAGAAACGGAAGTTAGCATTGTATGGAACCCTCCATGGGGCAAGGAAAGAATGTCACGTTATGCTAAAATTGCA
It encodes:
- a CDS encoding DUF3813 family protein; protein product: MENNQNNLFQQARNAVMNFMSQQNNASNAEDKQAAQTAIQAAYQEATPEEKQQLQQLENQLRQHNQIQ
- a CDS encoding DegV family protein — encoded protein: MDIKILADSACDLTADYYNKYDIAFIPLTVRLDDKDYEDVKTIDPKTVYHAMRDGKTPKTSQASAQRFKSIFTSHAEANQPLVYLAFSSQLSGTYQAAKMMEQEVKESYPDAPIHVIDTKCASLGYGLVVLHAAKLAKQGAALQRIVESSKSCALHMEHIFTVDNLEYLYRGGRVSRTAAFVGSLLKIKPILHVEDGKLIPLEKIRGSKKLFLRMLEIMEERGDDLSNQTIAISHGDDFERAEQLASMIKEKFHVKDVIIEMVGSVIGAHSGPGTIALFFLNDTDFDRPA
- a CDS encoding NifU N-terminal domain-containing protein, whose translation is MSIRAEATPNPNAMKFTADKLIFEGTNSISVMPGDTSEYDILNDLMQVEGVDNVFGYQNFITVNKQFDTEWDDLIPKVTEVIEKYGF
- a CDS encoding prolyl oligopeptidase family serine peptidase; this translates as MIGIYEEKIDTIPSLIIVDAEKNGVALPVVTYFHGFTSAKEHNLPLAFLLAQKGYRVILPDSKYHGNRENGIHVEKRQLSFWDIVVQNVTELQYIKDYVDEAGLLLDDRFGVAGTSMGGITTSAAITQYEWVKAAAILMGTPKITTFAQEIIDAFKKTGDLPVKQQEITNLLDRLAKYDLSQQPEKLNERPLFFWHGEADEIVPFNHAYSFYKQVAPTYANSKDIVFLGEANRGHKVGRFATLETVKWFVNHL
- a CDS encoding Cof-type HAD-IIB family hydrolase; translated protein: MQTNRHLIALDLDGTLLTDKKEISPKTKQVVLKAMDEGHIVVIATGRPHRASIGYYKNLGLTTPMVNFNGALIHHPNDKKWDALHSPMSIRTAHKIIGTCYELNVRNILAEVMDDVYLDQYDQAIIDIFHMSKNDPPFTIGSLRNKLTEDPTSILIHPKDEHISTLRKHLDDFHADLIEHRNWGAPWNIIEIVRKGMNKAVGLQKIAHYFHIPADRIIAFGDEDNDLEMIDYAGVGVAMGNAIDELKSISKYVTDSNEENGIANFLQTYLKIG
- a CDS encoding metal-sulfur cluster assembly factor, with the translated sequence MDEALKENLFGALENVIDPELGIDIVNLGLVYDVELDEEGICKVTMTLTSMGCPLAGHIEQDVKHALSDIPEVKETEVSIVWNPPWGKERMSRYAKIALGIPD
- a CDS encoding YitT family protein, whose protein sequence is MFIFEAKRIAVVIFGALLNAISLNFFLIEANVYASGFTGAAQLASSVFNDFVGIGISTGILLALFNIPVAILGWLKVGKGFTIYSVVSVFCTTLFLEFIPMVQISEDIILNAVFGGVVGGTGVGITLKVGASTGGMDIVAMVLSRMKDKPIGTYFLMLNAIIIAFAGILYEPENALYTLLTLYVTTRVIDALHTRHEKVTAMIITRKADELQAAIHQTMVRGITILPAKGAYTKTDKDMLYLVITRYELYDLERIINEVDPNAFTNIVQTTGIFGFFRRD
- a CDS encoding alpha-amylase family glycosyl hydrolase, with amino-acid sequence MKKVIAFLIVSFMFFIYVPTMVQADETSIQDEVFYRILVDRYNNLNVERDKQIDLDNPKAYHGGDLEGITDRLDTFEELGYTSIILSPIMANAPDGYHGYWIEDFYNVEQQFGDMESLQKLIDEAHEREIKVVLELVTKYVAKSHPIVTNPSKADWIDRDAQVNTAWGENVVALNQENEAVQDYLVNVAKYWKEETDVDGFQLHAADQASPSFLTLLSNEIKQSDENFYLLADVLEGKSDVTTLQENQHIDAVENHNAQQAMRDVFSKPGVSPENIYEATMQDSAVDMLFMDDQSMERFTQTLAENGRNPLTAWKLALTFLYSMPDVPMIYQGSHLPMYGSTLDEVQRMVEFNSGDKELTEFFNRISSLRQEFPALRRGNYEMVGTDGAMSVFKRTYDGQTMYIAINNDVKTRSVTISDVEEGKELRGYLSDQTFRANGNGEYRVGLDREMVEIFSVEEDTGLNWWFIGFIIGIFLLFIVGIVVLSRKQKKNEG